One region of Opitutaceae bacterium genomic DNA includes:
- a CDS encoding DUF2264 domain-containing protein, which translates to MPATAFATPTPYAHWLVRTRQMLEPLAALMKPGAADLAIHGLPSDHDAQADRLESFARPLVVAAFYLQSDAAHDPTPDAGAFRTRVAHWFREGLVAGSQIGGPQYWGPDASYHQHHVEMGLMAIALQIAQRQLWDPLSPDEKKQVLSWFATCRGSGIVNNNHLFMSVHILEFLARMGHAHRSDRAVIVAHLNQLETMHRGGGWFEDGINQAFDHYNAYAFHFYGLWWARLHGKSDPDRARRWRDWARLFVDDYQHFFAASGEHPAFGRSITYRFNAINVFGLAVAENATSLPPGLLRRLCTRNLDFFLSRPITQDQGCLAFGFTDRFDAIVEPYSCAASVYWCAKGLSPLLLPPAHPFWTADEQPLPAEKGDFVRPIPSAGLLVRGVSGEVEILNSGSMVSNTQTRYGPWKWSKLAYRTGTGFCYAFPPSETYSFDGALTQQLDNGKIYGRHSTVTVEMDREHIGYSYNLGFKIGQVNTSVETFVWWHAGWLLHVHRIEARQPAVFRLGGFALPLTHAHVERSDPGEVLTAWSEDRRGSVLQSLLSQATSEWETRLTEEKARTHVMAPYHATPLLRASRRQGAFALAALAWSGNDATAASPWSVAVGSAGHWKLSHSKLGIWEIRHWSLPAL; encoded by the coding sequence ATGCCTGCCACGGCATTCGCGACACCCACGCCCTACGCGCACTGGCTCGTTCGCACGCGCCAGATGCTGGAACCGCTCGCAGCACTCATGAAGCCCGGCGCCGCGGATCTCGCGATTCACGGCCTGCCGAGCGATCACGACGCGCAGGCCGACCGGCTCGAAAGCTTCGCACGTCCGCTCGTCGTCGCGGCATTCTACCTGCAGAGCGACGCGGCCCACGATCCCACGCCTGACGCCGGCGCTTTCCGGACACGTGTGGCGCACTGGTTCCGCGAGGGCCTGGTCGCCGGCTCGCAGATCGGGGGCCCTCAATACTGGGGGCCGGACGCGAGTTATCATCAGCACCATGTCGAAATGGGACTGATGGCGATTGCACTGCAGATCGCCCAGCGGCAGCTGTGGGATCCGCTTTCGCCCGACGAAAAGAAGCAGGTGCTCTCATGGTTCGCGACATGCCGTGGCAGCGGGATCGTGAACAACAACCACCTGTTCATGTCGGTGCACATCCTCGAGTTTCTCGCGCGGATGGGACACGCCCACCGTAGCGACCGCGCTGTGATTGTCGCGCACCTGAACCAGCTCGAAACCATGCACCGCGGCGGCGGCTGGTTCGAGGACGGCATCAACCAGGCCTTCGATCACTACAACGCATACGCGTTCCATTTTTACGGACTCTGGTGGGCGCGCCTGCATGGAAAGAGCGATCCCGATCGCGCGCGCCGCTGGCGCGACTGGGCACGGCTGTTCGTCGACGACTACCAGCACTTCTTCGCCGCGAGCGGCGAGCACCCGGCCTTTGGCCGCTCGATCACCTACCGTTTCAACGCCATCAATGTCTTCGGACTCGCCGTCGCGGAGAACGCCACTTCGCTTCCGCCAGGACTCCTTCGCCGGCTCTGCACGCGCAACCTCGATTTCTTCCTCAGCCGTCCCATCACGCAGGACCAGGGCTGCCTCGCCTTCGGCTTCACCGACCGCTTCGACGCGATCGTCGAGCCCTACTCCTGCGCGGCCTCGGTCTATTGGTGCGCCAAGGGTCTCAGTCCGCTGCTGCTGCCGCCGGCACACCCGTTCTGGACGGCGGACGAGCAGCCGCTGCCGGCGGAAAAGGGCGACTTCGTGCGTCCCATCCCGTCCGCCGGGCTTCTCGTGCGCGGCGTCTCAGGTGAAGTGGAGATTCTCAACAGCGGCTCCATGGTCTCCAACACGCAGACGCGCTACGGTCCCTGGAAGTGGAGCAAGCTCGCCTACCGCACCGGCACGGGATTCTGCTATGCGTTTCCGCCAAGCGAAACGTATTCCTTCGACGGCGCGCTCACCCAGCAGCTCGACAATGGAAAAATCTACGGGCGGCACTCGACCGTCACGGTCGAGATGGACCGCGAGCACATCGGCTACAGCTACAATCTCGGCTTCAAGATCGGCCAGGTGAACACCTCCGTCGAAACCTTCGTGTGGTGGCACGCGGGATGGCTGCTGCATGTCCACCGCATCGAGGCGCGGCAGCCCGCGGTGTTCCGCCTCGGCGGATTCGCGCTGCCACTGACGCACGCGCACGTCGAGCGCTCGGATCCGGGTGAGGTGCTGACCGCGTGGTCGGAAGACCGTCGCGGAAGCGTGCTGCAATCCCTGCTCTCGCAAGCAACCTCGGAATGGGAGACGCGCCTCACCGAGGAAAAGGCGCGCACCCACGTGATGGCTCCCTATCACGCCACACCACTGCTCAGGGCATCGCGACGCCAGGGCGCGTTTGCGCTCGCCGCACTTGCATGGTCCGGAAACGACGCCACTGCGGCTTCACCGTGGTCGGTGGCCGTGGGCTCCGCGGGACACTGGAAGCTGTCTCATTCAAAACTGGGGATCTGGGAAATCCGCCACTGGTCGCTCCCCGCACTTTGA
- a CDS encoding heparinase II/III family protein, with protein sequence MKTSPTPRLTALLFLALAPALVAAPPIGKSPPAPAASDPALRHVPTHVPRTNVLYGRQDAFRAYVTTGAGAKAFAKIKADFDKTYLALPFPTEPLTYGDPSPRKRDSDKADLWRKDQDVCGVVSGVAEAAAWLWIVTGETRYLDKAKEFILAVCRWSLDPSGWPKGPSVGATDITYNDEAHFRLWRKLPGVYDQIRDQFSPAERATIIEHFRHRGTRSVEWIEREGNISRTIRNSLAVTPSSHPIRFMPMTALAGLALWDDIPEARNWWAYAYSFYRDRFPPWGGDQGGWAEGPAYWRGNIEHAIFQDTLLSIGDPSAYQSPFWKNHGYFQVYNVQPYLASGFGDFSNAGKFNLEPAVAEYLLHVARVTQDGYLRSFAELCTDQRPSPEERGLEGLDRIYPTSAEFLVRNFIASSLPMPAPKPLSDLPRDRYFSDIGWVSMHSALGRPASDIQVTFVASPYGSFSHSHAHQDAFVLNAFGEGLAIASGYREFHNSPHHDQWTRQTRSKNSILIDGIGQKPQDKNATGRITRYEATDRYVLASGDATTAYALAQPKGRVQRVTRDLLFVDNRYLVIRDVVSLATPGRVSWLLHAERSLDWDGRRQTALIRGTQATLTAQLIAPDGAPWTGAVIDKFSTPVDPKYSHGNAAASYSTPQKWSEQKHFSAESPTAAKSQILYSVLWPEPGLSPKALQASWRNDTLTIRRPDGRVDVVRITDDAVSVR encoded by the coding sequence ATGAAAACCTCACCGACACCACGCCTGACCGCGCTCCTCTTTCTGGCGCTTGCGCCTGCGCTTGTTGCGGCTCCGCCCATTGGCAAATCCCCGCCCGCACCAGCCGCCAGCGATCCCGCGCTGCGCCATGTTCCAACACACGTGCCCCGCACCAATGTCCTGTACGGGCGACAGGATGCCTTTCGCGCCTATGTCACGACGGGTGCCGGAGCGAAGGCATTCGCAAAGATCAAGGCAGATTTCGACAAGACCTACCTCGCGCTCCCTTTTCCAACGGAGCCCCTGACCTACGGCGATCCCAGCCCTCGCAAACGCGACAGCGACAAGGCTGACTTGTGGCGCAAGGACCAGGATGTCTGCGGCGTCGTCTCGGGTGTTGCCGAGGCCGCAGCCTGGCTCTGGATCGTAACGGGAGAAACCCGCTACCTGGACAAGGCGAAGGAATTCATCCTCGCGGTGTGCAGGTGGAGCCTCGATCCTTCGGGATGGCCGAAGGGCCCGTCGGTCGGCGCCACGGACATCACCTACAACGACGAGGCGCACTTCCGCCTCTGGAGAAAACTACCTGGTGTGTATGACCAGATCCGCGATCAGTTCAGCCCGGCTGAGCGCGCCACCATCATCGAGCACTTCCGCCACCGCGGCACGCGTTCGGTCGAGTGGATCGAGCGCGAAGGCAACATTTCCAGGACAATCCGCAACTCGCTCGCCGTCACCCCGTCAAGCCACCCCATCCGCTTCATGCCGATGACCGCGCTCGCGGGCCTCGCGCTCTGGGACGACATTCCCGAGGCGCGCAACTGGTGGGCCTACGCGTATTCATTCTATCGCGACCGCTTTCCTCCGTGGGGGGGCGACCAGGGTGGCTGGGCCGAGGGGCCCGCCTACTGGCGCGGAAACATCGAGCACGCAATCTTTCAGGACACGCTCCTCTCCATCGGCGATCCCTCCGCCTACCAGTCGCCCTTCTGGAAGAACCACGGCTACTTCCAGGTCTACAACGTCCAGCCCTACCTCGCCTCCGGTTTCGGTGACTTCTCGAACGCCGGGAAATTCAACCTCGAGCCGGCTGTCGCGGAGTATCTGCTGCACGTCGCACGCGTCACGCAGGACGGATACCTGCGCAGCTTCGCGGAGCTGTGCACCGACCAAAGGCCGTCTCCGGAGGAACGCGGACTCGAGGGCCTGGACCGCATCTATCCGACTTCCGCGGAATTCCTCGTGCGCAACTTCATCGCATCGTCGCTGCCCATGCCCGCGCCAAAACCGCTCTCGGATCTTCCCCGCGACCGATATTTCAGCGACATCGGCTGGGTGTCCATGCACAGCGCGCTCGGGCGTCCCGCCAGCGACATCCAGGTCACCTTCGTCGCCTCCCCCTACGGCAGCTTCAGCCACAGCCACGCGCACCAGGATGCGTTTGTCCTGAACGCCTTCGGCGAGGGCCTCGCCATCGCCTCGGGCTACCGCGAATTCCACAACTCTCCGCACCACGACCAGTGGACCCGGCAGACCAGGTCGAAGAACTCCATCCTCATCGACGGCATCGGCCAGAAGCCGCAGGACAAAAACGCAACCGGGCGGATCACGCGCTATGAGGCGACCGACCGCTATGTCCTCGCCAGCGGCGACGCCACCACCGCCTACGCCCTCGCACAGCCGAAGGGCCGCGTCCAGCGCGTCACTCGGGATCTCCTCTTTGTCGACAACCGCTACCTGGTCATTCGCGACGTGGTCTCCCTGGCGACACCGGGAAGAGTGAGCTGGCTGCTCCACGCCGAGCGTTCGCTCGACTGGGATGGCCGTCGACAAACCGCCCTCATTCGCGGCACGCAGGCGACCCTGACCGCGCAGCTCATCGCTCCCGATGGCGCGCCATGGACCGGCGCGGTCATCGACAAATTTTCCACGCCCGTGGATCCGAAATACTCGCACGGCAACGCCGCCGCGAGCTACTCGACTCCGCAGAAATGGTCGGAACAAAAGCATTTCTCCGCCGAATCTCCGACGGCCGCGAAGAGCCAGATTCTCTATTCGGTTCTCTGGCCTGAGCCAGGCTTGTCGCCGAAAGCGCTTCAGGCTTCGTGGAGGAATGACACACTGACCATCCGACGGCCCGACGGCCGCGTCGATGTCGTTCGAATCACCGACGACGCCGTCAGCGTTCGATAG
- a CDS encoding VOC family protein: MAITKFLHTRMRVNDLERTVKFYQDALGLKVARRHTSPRGAQLAFIAVPNSDEEIEICQMPAGAPAVQVQPDLMHLAFEVENLEAFAAGAKARGYPLSDGPTRTSSGSVIAFIDAPEGYEIELIQKAR, translated from the coding sequence ATGGCCATCACGAAATTTCTCCACACCCGCATGCGCGTGAACGATCTCGAACGCACCGTGAAGTTTTATCAGGACGCGCTTGGCTTGAAGGTGGCCCGTCGGCACACATCACCGCGCGGGGCGCAGCTCGCCTTCATTGCGGTGCCCAACAGCGATGAGGAAATCGAGATATGCCAGATGCCGGCCGGGGCGCCTGCCGTCCAGGTGCAGCCGGACCTGATGCACCTCGCCTTCGAGGTCGAGAATCTTGAGGCTTTCGCGGCGGGTGCGAAGGCGCGCGGCTATCCGCTCAGCGACGGACCGACGCGCACGAGCAGCGGTTCGGTGATCGCGTTCATCGACGCGCCCGAAGGCTACGAGATCGAGCTGATCCAGAAGGCGAGATAG
- a CDS encoding biopolymer transporter ExbD, with translation MRIPSQSPNADAGFQIAPMIDVVFVILIFFMAMAAQIRIEQVLRNRLPGKAVTQQSTEFVDEQILQIDEAGGVSLNEEAYDGGNATGLPSLTATLVRLKAASDVAKSRLVVTLVSHPDSRYSRTIDVLNALAGAGIVDVSFTSGVEP, from the coding sequence ATGCGGATCCCGAGTCAGTCACCCAATGCGGATGCCGGCTTTCAGATCGCGCCGATGATCGATGTCGTTTTCGTGATCCTGATTTTCTTCATGGCCATGGCTGCACAGATCAGGATTGAGCAGGTTCTCAGGAACCGGCTCCCGGGGAAAGCGGTGACGCAGCAGTCCACCGAGTTCGTCGATGAACAGATTCTGCAGATAGACGAGGCGGGCGGCGTGTCCCTGAACGAGGAAGCCTACGATGGCGGGAATGCGACGGGCCTTCCCTCGCTCACGGCGACCCTGGTCCGGCTGAAGGCGGCGAGCGATGTCGCGAAGTCGCGCCTGGTGGTCACGCTGGTCAGCCACCCGGACTCGCGCTATTCGCGCACCATCGATGTGCTCAACGCGCTCGCTGGCGCCGGTATCGTTGATGTCAGTTTCACGTCCGGGGTGGAGCCGTGA
- a CDS encoding biopolymer transporter ExbD: MAAGAGGEGDPEFQIAPMIDVLLVLLIFFMSIASTAVNRYDPSIVLPVAADAAPKDDSVGELVFNIAWNPREERAVTMFEERVVDPARLVDELRNRITKDASLRVLIRSDAMTPVRHVNTVVEAAAEAGVLDVNFAATRR, translated from the coding sequence ATGGCTGCGGGAGCGGGAGGGGAGGGCGACCCCGAATTTCAGATCGCCCCAATGATCGACGTGCTGCTCGTGCTGCTGATCTTCTTCATGAGCATCGCGTCGACCGCGGTGAACCGCTACGATCCGTCGATCGTGCTCCCGGTGGCCGCGGATGCCGCACCGAAGGACGACTCGGTGGGTGAGCTCGTTTTCAACATCGCCTGGAATCCGCGCGAGGAAAGGGCCGTCACGATGTTTGAGGAGCGGGTTGTCGATCCGGCGCGTCTGGTTGATGAATTGAGGAATCGGATCACGAAGGATGCATCGTTGCGCGTGCTCATTAGGAGCGACGCGATGACGCCGGTCCGGCACGTCAATACCGTGGTGGAAGCGGCCGCGGAGGCAGGGGTTCTGGATGTCAACTTTGCCGCGACGCGGCGGTGA
- a CDS encoding MotA/TolQ/ExbB proton channel family protein — protein sequence MFLRNVFARITLLLAALSGSERLHAQALSPEVIVVRKTLLQELNLPAIWFLLGCSLLVVWLVIDLYQKSGSRRLLPPADVGRMRQCFAQGDYQAALDHCAASRGVFCEAVGAALRHCGAGMGPTEDAVAGALAGGNNRFQTKISYLSVIGVIAPMVGLAGTVLGMIDAFALMGQAGAADPSRLSGAIGHVLHATAGGLIVAIPAFVFYYLLRSRVAHGFHAVGTCVAELFRHFPYEDCRGRAFKGAEPCAARPVWVGHAPTVEAATKPVDATFEVT from the coding sequence ATGTTCCTTCGCAACGTTTTCGCTCGAATCACACTGTTACTTGCCGCGCTATCCGGAAGTGAGCGACTCCATGCGCAGGCGCTCAGTCCCGAGGTGATTGTGGTCAGAAAGACCCTGCTGCAGGAGCTCAACCTTCCCGCGATCTGGTTCCTGCTTGGCTGTTCGCTGCTGGTGGTCTGGCTGGTGATTGACCTGTATCAGAAAAGCGGATCGCGCCGCCTGCTTCCGCCGGCGGATGTGGGCCGGATGAGGCAGTGTTTCGCCCAGGGCGACTATCAGGCCGCGCTGGATCACTGTGCTGCTTCGCGCGGAGTTTTCTGCGAGGCGGTTGGCGCGGCGCTTCGGCACTGTGGTGCCGGGATGGGACCGACGGAGGACGCGGTGGCGGGGGCCCTGGCCGGCGGCAACAACCGTTTCCAAACGAAGATTTCCTACCTCTCCGTCATTGGTGTCATAGCGCCGATGGTGGGCCTTGCCGGGACTGTCCTTGGAATGATTGATGCCTTCGCCCTGATGGGTCAGGCAGGCGCGGCCGATCCCTCCCGGCTTTCGGGCGCGATCGGACACGTGCTGCATGCGACGGCAGGCGGACTCATCGTGGCGATCCCGGCTTTTGTCTTCTACTACCTGCTGCGAAGTCGCGTGGCCCATGGATTTCACGCGGTGGGAACATGCGTAGCGGAGCTCTTCAGACACTTTCCCTACGAGGACTGTCGCGGAAGAGCGTTCAAGGGAGCCGAACCCTGCGCGGCGCGGCCGGTCTGGGTGGGGCATGCTCCGACGGTTGAGGCGGCGACAAAGCCGGTGGATGCGACGTTTGAAGTCACCTGA
- a CDS encoding tetratricopeptide repeat protein — MTIPLVQILAEAETAQGAGRDADVARLLDRVLSRVDGGEALPRAVDPGRLKLAAAVAHYRTGNPERALQIALPLAASGSKSPGAVSTDARWLAALARAASGKFKEAADEFARLAEIASYADRASLYQAMAAQEAGQADVAIGAYHRHLERSPRNEAWAEAAMAVIALHLDQQQFDEAKRGLDVLRPALGLVDNMAALNLLSIRLGDVAMARNDPAAALAAYGTVRLREDVLAMQREKDRRLERRLERWKSGAESRAAEADAIQRLEAARARIRAAVVEIERMADHDALVLLRRGEAFQRRGNVWAAALVFARLSTQSPPAPASVIERALAGLVAACAESGRSEKALAAARRLAGEFPKGTLAAPVLMLAASKAEARGEGKAQMEFVELALQSAPPPELSEPLQVMRAHALMSAGRHEDARRAADGYLGAFPEGRFAEDAGYLRAMAGLITGPAARAALEIREHLGKFPDGRFVADARYRLAAAEYSLQHHTIAEELANRWLGDFPDDHAQRGEVLSLRGDILAAQDKEEEAVASFREALGHPLADEGLGYAMDELTRLLVAHDQADEAVERWRKLAADRPDHAFAVNAAYWIGRLLGRQGRHAEAIETMAGLIRAQLAEPGRDTVERVLLELAKVAVAQSGGTRLRNATASGGSAPAKTHAPDPSTERSGAFDAAKVLLTSETRMSATARARVEFVQAEIDSLRGRTAESEQRLKRIVAGTAIEALPAGLLGRLGELLLRDGDTALAARYFSTLVERFPRSPFADFGYVGLGDLALQRGGADHALEHYRDAIDKAGATHRLREATLGRARALLALERWDEAKGEFERIASNRSWRGPATAESLFALGEMLVRRGDAESLAQAHAHFQRLYVGYRKHDAWVAKAYLRSGEVLERLGRAGDALATYRELLRDPRLKRFPETGAAQLRAERIQKLDT, encoded by the coding sequence TTGACTATTCCCCTCGTGCAGATTTTGGCGGAGGCCGAGACGGCTCAGGGTGCCGGCCGCGATGCCGATGTGGCGAGACTGCTGGATCGGGTGTTGTCGCGAGTGGATGGTGGAGAAGCGCTGCCGCGCGCGGTGGATCCTGGGCGCCTGAAGCTGGCGGCGGCGGTTGCGCACTATCGCACGGGCAATCCGGAGCGGGCGCTTCAAATCGCGTTGCCGCTCGCTGCGTCCGGATCGAAAAGCCCGGGGGCAGTGTCGACGGACGCGCGCTGGCTGGCGGCGCTGGCTCGGGCGGCGTCTGGGAAATTTAAGGAGGCTGCGGACGAGTTTGCGCGTCTGGCAGAGATTGCGTCATACGCGGACAGGGCGTCGCTGTATCAGGCGATGGCAGCCCAGGAGGCGGGGCAGGCCGACGTGGCTATCGGCGCCTATCATCGCCACCTGGAGCGTTCGCCGCGCAATGAAGCCTGGGCGGAGGCGGCGATGGCGGTGATTGCGCTGCATCTTGACCAGCAGCAGTTCGATGAAGCGAAACGCGGACTCGATGTGCTGCGTCCGGCGCTGGGCCTGGTCGACAACATGGCGGCGCTCAATCTGCTGAGCATCCGGCTGGGTGACGTGGCGATGGCTCGGAACGACCCCGCCGCGGCGCTTGCGGCGTACGGGACGGTGCGTTTGCGGGAGGACGTGCTTGCAATGCAACGGGAGAAGGATCGCCGGCTGGAGCGGCGGTTGGAACGCTGGAAGTCCGGGGCTGAATCGCGTGCGGCGGAAGCGGATGCGATTCAACGGCTGGAGGCAGCGCGTGCACGCATTCGCGCGGCGGTTGTTGAAATCGAGAGGATGGCGGACCACGACGCACTCGTGCTCCTGCGCCGCGGCGAGGCGTTTCAGCGTCGCGGAAACGTCTGGGCAGCCGCCCTCGTCTTTGCGCGCCTCTCCACGCAGTCACCGCCCGCGCCTGCATCCGTGATCGAACGCGCGCTCGCGGGGCTGGTCGCCGCCTGCGCTGAATCGGGTCGCTCCGAAAAGGCGCTGGCCGCCGCGCGCCGCCTTGCGGGCGAGTTTCCCAAGGGAACGCTCGCAGCTCCCGTTCTTATGCTCGCGGCTTCCAAGGCGGAGGCCCGTGGCGAAGGCAAAGCGCAGATGGAGTTCGTGGAACTGGCCCTGCAGAGCGCACCGCCGCCGGAGTTGTCCGAGCCTCTGCAAGTGATGCGTGCGCATGCCCTGATGTCAGCGGGCCGCCATGAAGACGCGCGACGGGCTGCGGATGGGTATCTCGGGGCGTTTCCCGAAGGGCGCTTCGCCGAGGATGCGGGTTATCTTCGGGCGATGGCCGGACTGATCACGGGACCTGCGGCGCGGGCGGCGTTGGAGATCAGGGAGCATCTGGGGAAGTTTCCCGACGGCCGGTTTGTCGCCGACGCCCGATACCGGCTGGCGGCGGCGGAGTATTCCTTGCAGCACCACACCATCGCGGAGGAGCTGGCGAACCGCTGGCTCGGCGATTTCCCCGACGATCATGCGCAGCGCGGTGAGGTGCTTTCCCTGCGCGGTGACATTCTGGCGGCCCAGGACAAGGAGGAGGAAGCGGTCGCCAGCTTTCGTGAAGCGCTTGGCCACCCGCTGGCTGATGAGGGACTCGGTTATGCGATGGATGAACTTACCCGCCTCCTTGTCGCCCACGATCAGGCGGACGAGGCCGTCGAGCGCTGGCGGAAGCTGGCTGCGGATCGACCCGACCATGCCTTCGCGGTCAATGCCGCCTACTGGATCGGCCGTCTGCTGGGGCGGCAGGGCAGGCATGCGGAGGCGATTGAAACGATGGCGGGATTGATTCGCGCGCAACTTGCGGAACCCGGGCGCGACACCGTGGAGCGGGTGCTCCTCGAACTGGCGAAGGTGGCTGTGGCGCAGTCAGGTGGCACCCGGCTGCGAAACGCCACGGCATCCGGCGGGAGCGCGCCAGCGAAGACGCACGCGCCGGATCCGTCAACGGAGCGATCCGGGGCGTTTGATGCTGCGAAGGTGCTGCTGACATCGGAGACAAGGATGTCCGCCACCGCCCGTGCGCGAGTGGAATTTGTTCAGGCGGAAATCGACTCCCTGCGCGGCAGGACAGCGGAGAGCGAACAACGGCTGAAGCGGATTGTTGCGGGGACAGCGATCGAGGCGCTGCCGGCGGGACTGCTCGGACGACTGGGCGAACTGCTGCTGCGCGACGGAGACACCGCGCTGGCCGCGCGATATTTTTCAACGCTGGTCGAGCGTTTCCCGCGGTCGCCGTTTGCCGACTTCGGGTACGTTGGGCTCGGCGACCTGGCGCTCCAGCGCGGCGGGGCCGATCATGCGCTCGAACACTACCGCGACGCGATCGACAAGGCGGGCGCGACCCACCGGCTCAGGGAGGCGACGCTGGGTCGGGCGCGCGCGCTGCTCGCGTTGGAACGCTGGGACGAGGCAAAAGGCGAGTTTGAGCGCATTGCCTCGAACCGATCCTGGCGTGGACCCGCGACGGCGGAGAGTCTGTTTGCCCTCGGTGAGATGCTCGTGAGGCGTGGCGATGCGGAAAGTCTGGCGCAGGCGCATGCGCATTTTCAGCGGCTGTATGTCGGCTATCGCAAACACGACGCCTGGGTGGCGAAAGCCTACCTGCGGAGCGGGGAGGTGCTCGAACGGCTGGGCAGGGCGGGCGACGCGCTGGCCACTTATCGCGAGCTCCTGCGCGATCCGCGTCTCAAGCGTTTTCCGGAAACCGGGGCGGCGCAGCTCAGGGCGGAACGTATCCAGAAATTGGACACATGA
- a CDS encoding FAD:protein FMN transferase has product MPASFERFSHEAMATSFDVFIAGHPKAYARQAAEEVFLELDRLESELSRYVESSDISRANRLPRDGSTIIGEDALRCLLISAEISAATDRAFDPAYASRRGPDDKPDDPLYALDPQSHTLISLVERLHLDLGAVGKGYALDCMMERLREWDITTACVQSGGSTVLAMDPPPGNRGWPVGLGEPPAYRSFPLMRRALSGSGLAVKGSHLIDVKSGAPASRTQRTWAFAPTAAVADALSTAFFVMTDDQIREYCRTHADIGAAIATADARIEVCGLVPFE; this is encoded by the coding sequence ATGCCTGCTTCCTTCGAGCGCTTCAGTCACGAGGCCATGGCGACATCCTTCGACGTCTTCATCGCGGGCCATCCGAAGGCGTACGCGCGGCAGGCGGCCGAGGAGGTTTTCCTCGAACTCGACCGCCTGGAAAGCGAGCTCAGCCGTTACGTGGAATCCAGCGACATCTCGCGCGCGAACCGTCTTCCGCGCGACGGATCGACGATCATCGGCGAGGACGCCCTGCGCTGCCTGCTGATCTCCGCGGAGATTTCCGCCGCCACGGATCGCGCCTTCGATCCAGCATACGCGTCGCGCAGGGGACCCGACGACAAGCCGGACGATCCGCTCTATGCGCTCGACCCCCAGTCGCACACGCTCATCTCGCTGGTCGAGCGCCTGCATCTCGATCTCGGCGCGGTCGGCAAGGGCTACGCGCTCGACTGCATGATGGAGCGTCTGCGCGAATGGGACATCACGACCGCCTGCGTGCAAAGCGGCGGCAGCACGGTGCTGGCCATGGATCCGCCACCCGGCAATCGCGGATGGCCGGTTGGACTCGGCGAGCCGCCCGCCTATCGCAGCTTTCCACTCATGCGCCGTGCCCTGAGCGGCTCCGGCCTGGCAGTCAAGGGTTCACACTTGATCGATGTGAAGTCTGGCGCACCGGCTTCACGCACGCAGCGCACCTGGGCCTTCGCCCCCACCGCCGCAGTGGCCGATGCGCTCTCCACCGCATTCTTCGTGATGACGGACGATCAGATTCGCGAGTACTGCAGGACTCACGCCGACATCGGCGCCGCAATCGCCACCGCCGACGCCCGCATCGAGGTGTGCGGGCTCGTGCCGTTCGAGTAA